A single Pedobacter sp. PACM 27299 DNA region contains:
- a CDS encoding DUF2784 domain-containing protein codes for MSLIALDYFYTLIHLLIIGFNLFAWAFPTTRRLHLYGVAITLGCWLILGIWYGIGYCPVTDWQWQVKEQLGEQNLPNSFVKYYADKLTCSNINPEIIDGLTLGSFLISISISLYLNFFRKNTK; via the coding sequence ATGAGTTTGATAGCGCTGGACTATTTTTATACGCTGATCCATTTATTAATTATAGGATTTAATCTCTTTGCATGGGCATTTCCCACTACCAGACGGCTGCATCTATATGGTGTAGCCATTACTTTAGGCTGCTGGCTGATCTTAGGAATCTGGTATGGTATCGGTTATTGTCCGGTTACCGATTGGCAATGGCAAGTAAAAGAGCAATTGGGAGAACAGAACTTACCAAATTCTTTTGTTAAATATTACGCTGATAAATTAACCTGTTCCAATATCAATCCCGAAATTATTGATGGGTTAACACTTGGTTCTTTTCTGATTTCCATCTCTATTTCTCTTTATCTTAACTTTTTCAGAAAAAATACCAAATAA
- a CDS encoding 3-keto-disaccharide hydrolase: protein MKTKPVLLLAALLWAGSPVGLQAQTQKWQSLFNGKDLQGWKQLNGQAKYEVVNGEIVGTTVPDQPNSFLTTEKNYGDFILELELLVDDSMNSGVQIRSESKADYLNGRVHGYQVEIDPSDRKFSGGIYDESRRGWLYPMDINLKGKMAFKNQQWNKYRVECIGNSIRTWVNGVPAANVVDAMTPSGFIALQVHAIGKNDVPGKQIRWRNIRIQTENLKPSKTDQIFVVNMVPNDLSAQEKAEGYSLLWDGKTSKGWKGAYKPGFPESGWLINNGELSVQKSNGAESTNGGDIVTEKQYGAFELKFDFKLTEGANSGVKYFVTLTEGNKGSAIGPEYQILDDARHPDAKLGKDGNRTLGSLYDLMTSKKIPNAQRKIGDWNRGLIRVYPDNKIEYWLNGYKILEYTRGSAAFLALVADSKYKNWKDFGMAAKGHILLQDHGDQVFFRSLKLKAL from the coding sequence ATGAAAACCAAACCCGTACTACTTTTAGCTGCCTTGCTATGGGCAGGGAGCCCTGTTGGACTACAGGCACAGACTCAAAAATGGCAAAGCTTATTTAATGGCAAAGACCTCCAGGGCTGGAAACAGCTCAATGGACAAGCAAAATATGAGGTTGTAAATGGAGAGATCGTAGGTACAACTGTACCTGATCAGCCCAATTCTTTCCTGACTACCGAAAAGAATTATGGTGATTTTATCTTGGAACTTGAACTGTTAGTAGATGATTCCATGAATTCTGGTGTACAAATCCGAAGCGAAAGCAAAGCAGATTACCTAAATGGCAGAGTCCATGGTTATCAGGTGGAGATTGACCCATCCGACAGGAAATTCAGCGGAGGAATTTATGATGAGTCCAGAAGAGGATGGTTATACCCAATGGACATCAATCTAAAAGGAAAAATGGCCTTTAAAAATCAGCAATGGAATAAATATAGGGTGGAATGTATAGGAAACTCTATTCGCACCTGGGTGAATGGGGTTCCGGCAGCCAATGTGGTTGATGCGATGACTCCTTCAGGCTTCATTGCTTTACAGGTTCATGCCATTGGAAAAAATGATGTGCCTGGAAAACAAATCCGCTGGCGTAATATCCGCATTCAGACGGAAAATCTAAAGCCTTCAAAAACTGACCAGATCTTTGTAGTGAATATGGTGCCAAACGATCTGTCTGCACAGGAAAAGGCAGAAGGATATTCGTTGTTATGGGATGGAAAAACGAGTAAAGGATGGAAAGGTGCTTATAAACCGGGTTTCCCGGAGAGTGGCTGGTTGATCAATAACGGCGAGCTGAGTGTACAGAAATCGAATGGTGCCGAGTCTACCAATGGTGGTGATATTGTAACTGAAAAACAGTATGGTGCTTTTGAGCTTAAGTTTGATTTTAAACTTACAGAAGGTGCAAACAGCGGTGTAAAATATTTTGTGACTTTAACGGAAGGAAATAAAGGATCTGCAATTGGACCAGAATATCAAATCCTGGACGATGCTAGACATCCGGATGCAAAACTTGGAAAAGATGGGAATCGTACTTTGGGTTCTTTGTATGACCTGATGACCAGCAAAAAGATTCCAAATGCGCAGCGAAAAATCGGAGATTGGAACAGAGGTCTGATCCGTGTTTATCCAGACAATAAGATCGAGTATTGGTTAAATGGCTATAAAATCCTGGAATATACGAGAGGTTCAGCAGCATTCCTTGCTTTGGTGGCGGACAGTAAATATAAAAACTGGAAGGATTTCGGAATGGCAGCCAAAGGTCATATCCTGTTGCAGGATCATGGCGATCAGGTATTTTTTAGAAGTCTTAAATTGAAAGCACTTTAA
- a CDS encoding HD domain-containing protein, with protein sequence MITVNDLLYGNVELPAVFDDLLASPALKRLGGVHQSGAIFLVNPELCHTRLEHSIGVMLLIRKLGGSELEQIAGLLHDASHTAFSHVGDYVFKNKEENYHEEMFAEILMNSDIPAVLQKHGYQLDQILDGTFPLLEQPLPDLCADRLDYTLRDALHAGLINRPAAKLFLEHIRIQEGRIVVTNEEQVNWINEVYERLKKEVFELPLHLYANQQMAVLIRDFLRNGFLQEADLFKDDTFLLNKIRSFALGYEAVKSIKTLKGYPTFLKNGSSLTTKLRNLKAMLSI encoded by the coding sequence ATGATCACTGTAAATGATTTGCTATACGGAAATGTGGAACTACCTGCGGTTTTTGATGATTTATTGGCCAGCCCGGCTTTAAAAAGGCTGGGTGGTGTTCACCAAAGCGGTGCCATCTTCCTGGTTAACCCAGAGCTTTGTCATACCCGATTAGAACATTCTATTGGTGTAATGCTATTGATCAGGAAGCTTGGAGGCTCAGAATTGGAACAGATCGCTGGCCTGCTCCACGATGCCTCCCATACTGCCTTTTCACATGTTGGTGATTATGTCTTTAAAAATAAGGAGGAGAATTATCATGAGGAAATGTTTGCAGAGATACTGATGAATTCAGATATCCCGGCAGTGCTGCAGAAACATGGCTATCAACTGGATCAGATCCTCGATGGAACGTTTCCGCTGCTGGAGCAGCCATTACCAGATCTCTGTGCAGATAGGTTAGATTACACCCTTAGAGATGCCCTCCATGCAGGATTGATCAACAGGCCAGCTGCTAAGTTGTTCCTGGAGCACATCAGGATACAAGAAGGTCGGATTGTGGTGACCAATGAAGAACAGGTAAATTGGATTAATGAAGTATATGAACGGCTAAAAAAAGAGGTATTTGAGCTTCCACTGCACCTTTATGCCAACCAACAGATGGCAGTCCTCATCAGGGATTTTCTTAGAAACGGTTTTCTTCAGGAAGCGGATCTATTTAAAGACGATACTTTTCTCCTGAATAAGATCAGAAGCTTCGCTTTAGGCTATGAAGCAGTGAAGTCTATAAAAACCTTAAAAGGTTACCCTACCTTTTTAAAAAACGGCAGCAGTTTAACGACCAAGCTTAGAAATTTAAAAGCGATGCTATCTATTTAA
- a CDS encoding PorP/SprF family type IX secretion system membrane protein has protein sequence MRKGLVLVNVLLSFTLLCDAQQRPQYTQYVFNNYILNPAISGIENYTDVRFGYRNQWNGIDQSPITAYFSVHFPLGKNYLTGNSNSFSENGENPMKRSLVHTYMASEPHHGLGMFGVLDRTGPITSSDFKLTYAYHLGLSPKINLSLGVAAGISRLMLDISKITLENSLDPAISANANNRTQPDLGAGLWLYGPDFFAGVSAQQLLNRPITFTEEAGYNTGKQVPHIFVTGGYKYFLTEDIAAVPSVMFKYVSPTPLSTDINLKFAFKDKFWLGGSYRTNDAAAIIAGFNINALFVLGYSYDFTTSELGKVSNGSHEIVLGILLNNRYKVSCPQRKW, from the coding sequence ATGAGGAAAGGATTGGTTTTAGTAAACGTGTTACTGAGTTTCACTTTGCTGTGTGATGCGCAGCAAAGGCCTCAGTATACTCAGTATGTTTTTAACAATTACATTCTGAACCCCGCCATTTCTGGAATCGAAAATTATACAGATGTAAGATTTGGCTATAGAAACCAATGGAATGGGATTGATCAGTCCCCAATTACAGCTTATTTTTCGGTACATTTCCCCTTAGGGAAGAACTACCTGACCGGTAATTCTAATTCCTTTTCAGAAAATGGAGAGAATCCCATGAAACGTAGTCTGGTACATACCTACATGGCCTCAGAGCCACATCATGGATTAGGGATGTTTGGTGTACTAGACCGTACCGGGCCCATTACCAGTTCAGATTTTAAGCTGACCTATGCTTATCACCTCGGTCTAAGCCCCAAAATTAACCTGAGTCTGGGCGTAGCAGCAGGTATATCAAGGCTCATGCTCGATATTTCTAAAATCACCTTAGAGAACAGTCTGGATCCGGCAATTTCCGCAAATGCCAACAATAGGACGCAGCCAGATCTGGGCGCAGGTTTATGGCTCTACGGGCCTGACTTCTTTGCCGGGGTTTCTGCCCAGCAATTACTCAACAGACCCATTACTTTTACTGAAGAAGCTGGATACAACACAGGAAAGCAGGTGCCGCACATTTTTGTGACTGGTGGCTACAAGTATTTCCTTACCGAAGATATTGCCGCAGTTCCCTCTGTGATGTTTAAATATGTGTCACCTACACCTTTATCTACGGATATTAATTTGAAATTCGCTTTCAAAGATAAGTTTTGGTTAGGGGGAAGTTACCGGACTAACGATGCAGCAGCGATCATAGCTGGCTTTAATATCAATGCGCTATTTGTATTGGGATATTCCTATGATTTTACGACTTCCGAACTTGGAAAAGTCAGCAATGGAAGCCATGAGATCGTACTGGGTATTTTACTCAACAACAGGTATAAAGTCTCCTGCCCGCAGAGAAAATGGTAG
- a CDS encoding Gfo/Idh/MocA family protein has product MLSSRRKFIKQSAIAAAGTYMGTMGLSAKSYGNIIGANDRVRVGVVGFSDRFAGSLLPSFLNHHKELNFDIAAVSDLWNHRRGLGQDLLKSKLGHDITACRNNEELYNLKDIDAVIVSTADFQHAVHTIEAIKAKCDVYCEKPFAETMEDARAALKAVKGSQQIVQIGSQRRSGGNYKAASKFIQDGKFGDITMVELSWNVNQPGRWRRPELVAKLKQEDTDWKRFLINRPFEAWDPRKYLEYRLFWPYSSGMPGQWMSHQIDTVHWFTGLKHPRSVVANGGIYQWKDGRRNWDTTTAVFDYGPENNQEKGFQVVFTSRMHNGDENPAEIYYSNGGELNLNTNSVSPRGGLKAGAASAMNMQPNLLPELKLTDMVEKVAASANTGGDKLTSAHMRNWMECVRSRQQTNAPVEAGYYHSIANIMTNAAARTGKKAVFDELKQEVMVDGKPFKY; this is encoded by the coding sequence ATGTTATCTTCAAGAAGAAAATTCATTAAACAATCGGCGATTGCTGCCGCAGGAACCTATATGGGAACAATGGGTCTATCCGCAAAAAGTTATGGAAATATTATTGGCGCCAACGACCGTGTACGGGTTGGTGTGGTTGGATTCTCGGATCGTTTTGCCGGCTCCCTCCTGCCAAGTTTCCTAAATCATCACAAAGAACTCAATTTTGACATTGCAGCGGTGTCAGATTTATGGAATCACCGGCGAGGTTTAGGTCAGGATCTATTAAAATCAAAATTAGGTCATGACATTACCGCTTGTCGCAATAATGAAGAATTATACAATTTAAAAGATATTGATGCCGTAATTGTAAGTACAGCCGATTTCCAACATGCTGTACATACGATAGAGGCCATTAAAGCAAAATGCGATGTGTATTGCGAGAAACCTTTCGCAGAAACAATGGAGGATGCCAGAGCAGCTTTAAAAGCTGTAAAGGGATCACAGCAGATTGTTCAGATTGGTTCTCAAAGGAGAAGTGGCGGAAATTATAAGGCGGCTTCAAAGTTTATTCAGGATGGCAAGTTCGGCGACATCACCATGGTAGAGCTGAGCTGGAATGTAAATCAACCTGGAAGATGGCGCAGGCCTGAACTGGTCGCTAAACTCAAACAGGAAGATACCGATTGGAAACGCTTTCTGATCAACCGCCCTTTTGAAGCATGGGATCCTAGAAAATACCTGGAGTACCGATTGTTCTGGCCTTATTCTTCTGGAATGCCTGGGCAGTGGATGTCACACCAGATTGATACAGTTCACTGGTTTACGGGCTTAAAACACCCTAGAAGTGTGGTGGCCAATGGAGGCATCTACCAATGGAAGGACGGCCGCAGGAACTGGGACACTACCACCGCAGTATTTGACTATGGTCCGGAAAACAATCAGGAAAAAGGATTTCAGGTGGTGTTCACATCCCGCATGCACAACGGTGATGAAAATCCGGCAGAAATCTATTATTCAAATGGTGGGGAGCTCAACCTGAACACCAATTCTGTTTCCCCAAGAGGCGGTTTAAAAGCTGGCGCAGCGAGTGCCATGAACATGCAGCCTAATTTGTTACCAGAATTGAAACTGACGGATATGGTAGAGAAAGTGGCGGCTTCTGCCAATACCGGGGGTGATAAGCTGACTTCTGCCCACATGCGAAACTGGATGGAATGTGTGCGCAGCAGACAACAGACTAATGCCCCTGTTGAAGCTGGTTACTACCACTCCATCGCCAATATTATGACCAATGCGGCGGCAAGAACGGGTAAAAAAGCAGTATTTGATGAATTGAAGCAAGAAGTAATGGTAGATGGTAAGCCTTTCAAATATTAA
- a CDS encoding SDR family oxidoreductase, whose protein sequence is MKKAKEKAIRPKQHQKKQPGSEKLMRPAPAFEPLISTKKLAGKVALITGGDSGIGRAVAVAFAAAGADVVLSYLNEHKDAKVTAAAVAAHGRKAILLPGDISSEKHCQLLVRKTIKEFGQLDILVNNAAVQYPQKSLEKISAAQLEKTFRVNVFPHFYLSKAALKHLKAGSSIICTTSVTAYRGSDHLIDYASTKSAIVGFIRSLSTALADKKIRVNGVAPGPIWTPLIPSTFTAAEVAVFGSDVPLKRATEPNEVAPCYVFLASEEASYITGQVLHPNGGEIING, encoded by the coding sequence ATGAAGAAAGCAAAAGAAAAAGCCATTCGACCTAAACAGCATCAAAAGAAACAGCCTGGATCTGAAAAGCTGATGCGTCCAGCGCCAGCGTTTGAACCACTGATTTCTACAAAAAAACTGGCTGGAAAAGTGGCCTTGATTACCGGTGGTGATAGCGGCATAGGACGGGCTGTGGCGGTGGCATTTGCAGCAGCTGGTGCAGATGTAGTTTTAAGTTATTTAAATGAGCATAAAGATGCAAAAGTCACTGCGGCGGCGGTTGCAGCTCATGGCAGGAAGGCCATATTGCTGCCGGGTGACATCTCTAGTGAAAAACATTGTCAGCTTTTAGTCCGTAAAACGATTAAAGAATTCGGGCAATTAGATATCCTCGTGAACAATGCAGCGGTACAGTATCCACAAAAAAGTCTGGAAAAAATCAGTGCTGCACAGTTGGAAAAGACTTTTCGTGTCAATGTTTTCCCGCATTTCTATCTGAGCAAAGCTGCGTTAAAGCACCTTAAAGCAGGAAGCAGCATCATTTGCACGACTTCAGTTACTGCTTATCGAGGCAGCGACCATCTGATTGATTATGCTTCCACTAAAAGCGCGATTGTGGGTTTTATCCGCTCGCTTTCCACTGCGCTTGCCGACAAAAAGATAAGAGTCAATGGCGTCGCTCCCGGTCCTATCTGGACACCATTAATTCCCTCCACTTTTACTGCGGCGGAAGTTGCCGTCTTTGGATCTGATGTTCCTTTAAAAAGAGCTACTGAGCCTAATGAAGTCGCTCCATGTTATGTTTTCCTGGCTTCTGAAGAAGCAAGTTATATCACAGGACAGGTATTGCATCCCAATGGTGGTGAAATTATCAACGGATAA
- a CDS encoding Gfo/Idh/MocA family protein: MFRRKFIQNSSILAGGLLLPATGFAADQLSGFDLSAPENKIKIGVIGCGDRGKGLIHIAQQLPEEFELRGIADMLDFRIKETLQQPGAAGVKSYADYRDLLNDPQITAVFISTPLNMHFPIASDALKAGKHVYLEKTMTYDIPEAFALVELMKKHPKQTLQVGHQYRYAPIYYKVKEMIDNGYLGKVSQIESRWDRNNNWRRPIANPSLERKVNWRMYKEYSGGLMAELLSHQIDFINWAFKTHPQEIMATGGIDTYKDGRETYDNVQVMFRYKDMIGNLGTTLGNERDGYLFKLKGTKGTISLLVNEAIFYPEKTHKKELETVDGVTGATKIVWDKNGGIPIKTDLPAKDGTYYALKDFHTSILEKKQPDSNVITGATTAICVHLANKAMYGQQIERWEPKYNL; encoded by the coding sequence ATGTTCAGAAGGAAATTTATACAAAACAGCAGCATTCTTGCTGGAGGCTTATTATTGCCTGCAACTGGGTTTGCTGCTGATCAACTGTCTGGCTTTGACCTTTCGGCCCCTGAAAACAAGATTAAAATAGGTGTGATTGGTTGCGGAGACCGTGGAAAAGGATTAATCCATATCGCGCAGCAATTGCCCGAAGAATTTGAGTTGAGGGGTATTGCGGATATGCTGGATTTTAGAATTAAGGAGACTTTGCAGCAGCCAGGTGCTGCCGGCGTAAAATCGTATGCAGATTATCGGGATTTACTCAATGATCCGCAAATTACAGCAGTGTTTATCTCTACGCCATTGAACATGCACTTTCCCATTGCAAGTGATGCCTTAAAAGCTGGAAAGCATGTTTATCTGGAAAAAACCATGACTTACGATATTCCTGAGGCTTTTGCATTGGTAGAATTGATGAAGAAACACCCCAAACAAACCCTTCAGGTAGGACATCAATACCGTTATGCCCCAATTTATTATAAGGTTAAAGAAATGATCGATAATGGGTATTTGGGTAAGGTCAGCCAGATTGAAAGTCGCTGGGATAGAAATAACAACTGGAGACGCCCCATCGCCAATCCATCTTTAGAAAGAAAAGTAAATTGGCGAATGTATAAAGAATATTCAGGCGGATTGATGGCCGAATTATTATCACATCAGATAGATTTTATCAATTGGGCATTTAAAACGCATCCTCAGGAAATCATGGCCACAGGTGGAATAGACACTTATAAAGATGGCCGGGAAACCTACGACAATGTTCAGGTGATGTTCCGTTATAAAGATATGATTGGTAATTTAGGAACGACCTTAGGAAATGAAAGAGATGGTTACCTTTTTAAACTGAAAGGCACAAAAGGAACGATTTCATTATTGGTCAATGAAGCTATTTTTTATCCAGAAAAAACGCATAAGAAGGAGTTGGAAACGGTAGATGGTGTTACTGGGGCAACTAAAATTGTTTGGGATAAAAATGGTGGAATTCCGATTAAAACAGATTTACCAGCCAAAGACGGCACTTATTACGCATTAAAGGATTTTCACACTTCTATTCTGGAAAAGAAACAACCGGATTCTAATGTGATTACCGGTGCCACTACAGCAATTTGTGTGCACCTGGCTAATAAAGCGATGTATGGACAGCAAATAGAACGTTGGGAGCCGAAATACAACTTATAA
- a CDS encoding sodium:solute symporter family transporter, which translates to MSGLHKYDYIVFFIYFIIVSSYGFWIYYKKKTAAADSKDYFLAEGSLTWWAIGASLIASNISAEQMIGMSGSGFKLGLAISAYEWMASATLIIVAVFFMPVYLKNKIFTMPQFLSQRYNEKVAMIMAVFWLMLYIVVNLMSILYLGALAISGISGLDLTACILALAIFAIFITLGGMKVIGYTDVIQVFFLILGGLVATYLALNLISGGDGIIKGFGILKSGASEHFHLIFKKDNPNYMDLPGLSVLIGGMWIANLSYWGCNQYITQRALGASLPVARAGLLFAAFLKMLMPVIVVIPGIAVYFIVKENMGGIKASDLLTASGVEDPNKAYPALLGLLPIGLKGLSFAALTAAIVASLAGKANSIATIFTLDIYKKAFNPGAAERTMVNVGKITVVVSMLMAVVLSLIVGDALMGEGKQGFQYIQEYTGFVSPGIFAMFILGFFWKKTTSNAAMFATVGGFIVSVLLKFLPGWVDLSSLHEYGWAIANSSGVFEIPFMDRMLIVFAVCILGMYIISIYEGKKGVVTNGLEIDAKMFKVSTSFAIGALIIFAMLVALYSAFW; encoded by the coding sequence ATGAGCGGACTTCACAAATACGACTACATCGTATTTTTTATTTACTTCATTATCGTATCTTCTTACGGTTTCTGGATTTACTACAAAAAGAAAACTGCAGCAGCAGATTCCAAAGATTATTTTTTAGCAGAGGGTTCTCTAACCTGGTGGGCCATTGGGGCCTCACTTATTGCTTCTAACATCTCAGCCGAGCAAATGATTGGAATGAGTGGTTCAGGTTTTAAACTTGGATTGGCCATTTCCGCTTATGAATGGATGGCTTCTGCAACATTAATTATTGTAGCAGTGTTCTTTATGCCAGTCTATCTAAAGAATAAAATCTTTACCATGCCCCAGTTTCTAAGTCAGCGCTACAATGAAAAAGTAGCGATGATCATGGCGGTATTCTGGTTGATGTTATACATCGTAGTGAACCTGATGTCTATTCTTTACCTTGGGGCCCTGGCCATCAGCGGTATATCCGGACTAGACCTGACGGCCTGTATTTTAGCATTGGCTATTTTCGCAATTTTCATCACCCTTGGTGGGATGAAAGTAATTGGATATACAGATGTGATTCAGGTGTTCTTCTTAATTCTTGGAGGATTAGTGGCTACTTATCTTGCCTTAAACCTGATTTCAGGAGGAGATGGGATCATCAAAGGTTTCGGTATTCTAAAATCAGGCGCTTCGGAACATTTCCATCTGATCTTCAAAAAAGACAACCCGAATTACATGGACCTTCCAGGTTTAAGTGTATTGATCGGTGGGATGTGGATCGCCAACTTAAGTTACTGGGGATGTAACCAATACATCACGCAAAGAGCATTGGGCGCTTCTTTACCAGTAGCAAGAGCGGGACTTTTATTCGCAGCATTCCTTAAAATGCTCATGCCAGTGATCGTTGTGATTCCAGGTATTGCAGTATATTTTATTGTTAAAGAAAACATGGGCGGGATCAAAGCCAGTGATTTATTGACTGCCTCTGGTGTAGAAGATCCAAATAAAGCATACCCTGCCTTATTAGGTCTGTTGCCTATCGGCTTAAAAGGACTTTCTTTTGCCGCTTTAACCGCAGCAATTGTAGCCTCTCTTGCTGGAAAGGCCAATAGTATCGCCACCATCTTTACCCTGGATATTTATAAAAAAGCATTTAATCCAGGTGCAGCAGAACGTACCATGGTGAATGTAGGTAAAATCACAGTTGTGGTCTCTATGTTAATGGCAGTAGTGCTTTCTCTGATTGTGGGTGATGCCCTGATGGGAGAAGGAAAACAAGGTTTCCAATACATTCAGGAATATACCGGATTCGTATCGCCAGGTATCTTTGCCATGTTTATCCTTGGATTCTTCTGGAAGAAAACGACTTCAAATGCAGCTATGTTTGCTACTGTAGGTGGTTTTATTGTCTCAGTACTCCTTAAATTCCTACCTGGATGGGTTGATTTATCTTCTTTACATGAATATGGATGGGCGATTGCCAATTCAAGCGGTGTATTTGAGATTCCATTTATGGACAGAATGCTCATCGTTTTCGCAGTTTGTATTTTAGGAATGTACATCATCAGTATTTACGAAGGTAAAAAAGGTGTGGTGACCAATGGATTGGAAATCGACGCCAAAATGTTTAAAGTTTCTACTTCATTTGCCATAGGTGCCTTAATCATTTTCGCCATGTTGGTAGCTTTATACTCCGCCTTCTGGTAG
- a CDS encoding MFS transporter yields the protein MQQSSGSIYTFQFGLVCLSSFLFSASFNMLIPELPAYLTAMGGAEYKGFIIALFTLTAGISRPFSGKLTDTIGRVPVMAVGSIVCFLCGFLYPMLTTVAGFLFLRLIHGFSTGFKPTATAAYVADLVPVNRWGEAMGVHGVCFSTGLAIGPAIGSLITDHFDINILFYCSSLFALLSIVILANMKETLPNKEKFKFKHLKINRKDIIEWRVIPSVIIIFMTYISYGAILTVISDWSKALGTSNKGMFFMVFTLTSLLIRFVAGKASDKYGRPVILKISLALLALSTFWIAVADSSVMLMSASALYGVATGMLSPTATAWTVDLSDPHHRGKAMATMYIALEAGIGLGALLAGWLFIDDLAMIPVTFYACTGITLLALLYLQFIYKPAALDTAPHMK from the coding sequence ATGCAGCAATCTTCCGGTTCTATTTATACTTTTCAATTTGGTTTAGTCTGTTTAAGCTCTTTTCTATTTTCTGCCAGTTTTAACATGCTCATTCCTGAACTGCCTGCTTATCTAACAGCAATGGGTGGCGCAGAGTATAAAGGGTTCATCATCGCGCTATTTACACTTACTGCGGGCATATCCAGGCCCTTTAGCGGGAAACTAACAGATACCATCGGAAGAGTTCCAGTAATGGCTGTAGGGTCTATAGTCTGCTTTTTATGCGGGTTTTTATACCCGATGCTGACTACCGTTGCAGGCTTTCTATTCTTAAGACTGATTCATGGCTTTTCTACCGGGTTTAAACCTACAGCTACGGCAGCTTATGTGGCAGATCTTGTGCCTGTTAACAGATGGGGAGAGGCCATGGGCGTACATGGTGTCTGTTTTAGTACCGGACTGGCAATTGGCCCCGCAATTGGAAGCTTAATTACCGATCATTTTGACATCAATATCCTATTTTACTGCTCCTCATTATTTGCTTTATTGTCTATCGTGATTCTGGCAAACATGAAAGAAACGCTGCCAAATAAAGAGAAATTCAAGTTTAAGCATTTAAAGATCAATAGAAAAGACATTATCGAATGGCGCGTGATCCCTTCGGTAATTATCATTTTCATGACGTATATCAGCTATGGTGCTATCCTTACGGTGATTTCCGACTGGAGTAAAGCCTTGGGAACTAGCAATAAAGGGATGTTCTTTATGGTATTCACTTTAACTTCTCTTTTGATCAGATTTGTAGCAGGAAAGGCTTCCGATAAATACGGCAGACCAGTGATCTTAAAAATTTCTTTGGCACTGCTGGCATTGTCCACTTTTTGGATTGCAGTTGCAGATAGTTCAGTGATGTTGATGTCAGCTTCAGCACTTTATGGTGTCGCTACAGGGATGCTATCGCCAACAGCAACTGCCTGGACAGTGGACCTGAGTGATCCACATCATCGCGGAAAGGCTATGGCCACCATGTACATCGCCTTAGAAGCCGGAATTGGACTGGGTGCCTTGTTAGCCGGCTGGTTATTTATCGATGATCTGGCGATGATCCCCGTTACTTTTTATGCCTGCACAGGAATTACCCTGCTGGCCTTGCTTTATCTGCAATTTATCTATAAGCCAGCAGCATTAGATACCGCACCGCATATGAAATAA